One part of the Nitrosopumilus sp. genome encodes these proteins:
- a CDS encoding tRNA (5-methylaminomethyl-2-thiouridylate)-methyltransferase codes for MTEEKEKKKVVALLSGGLDSQLAVRMMQEQGFDVSAVAIKTPFCDFDCGRGCGFEIRERADDLNVNLKTVYLGDEYIEMLKHPKHGIGAGFNPCVDCRTMMFDAAKKHMEEIGAEFIISGEVLGQRPMSQHAPALRIIEKESGLIGKIVRPLSAGLLPETDPEKEGLIKRENLGMIKGRTRRNQLEMAKKYGIENPPNAGGGCLLTEPQFGIKAKDLFEHVETPTINDIDLLKIGRHFRLDEETKFVVGRNKDENEMIKAIALPGDILLEAKDHLGPISILRGKNAKDHVEFAASVTLRYSDAPKNQDCIVTVKNENLTEEINSQCAEEQSYIKFRM; via the coding sequence GTGACAGAAGAAAAAGAAAAGAAAAAAGTAGTTGCTTTGTTATCTGGAGGTCTAGATAGCCAGCTTGCAGTGCGTATGATGCAAGAGCAAGGATTTGATGTTTCAGCTGTTGCAATAAAGACTCCTTTTTGTGATTTTGATTGTGGAAGAGGGTGTGGTTTTGAAATTAGAGAAAGAGCTGATGATCTAAATGTTAATTTAAAGACGGTTTATCTTGGTGATGAATACATTGAGATGTTAAAACACCCAAAACATGGAATTGGTGCGGGTTTTAATCCATGTGTTGATTGTAGAACTATGATGTTTGATGCTGCAAAAAAACACATGGAGGAGATCGGTGCAGAATTTATCATATCCGGAGAAGTTTTAGGACAACGTCCAATGAGTCAACACGCACCTGCATTAAGAATTATTGAAAAAGAATCAGGATTGATTGGAAAAATAGTAAGACCACTTTCTGCGGGATTACTTCCAGAAACAGATCCTGAAAAAGAAGGATTGATCAAAAGAGAAAATCTTGGAATGATAAAAGGTAGAACAAGAAGAAATCAATTAGAAATGGCAAAAAAATATGGAATTGAAAATCCACCTAATGCAGGTGGAGGTTGTTTGTTAACAGAACCACAATTTGGAATTAAAGCTAAGGATTTGTTTGAACATGTTGAAACTCCAACAATCAACGATATTGATTTGTTGAAAATTGGAAGACATTTTAGATTAGATGAAGAAACAAAATTCGTTGTTGGAAGAAACAAAGATGAAAATGAAATGATCAAAGCAATTGCATTACCAGGAGATATTTTGCTTGAAGCCAAAGATCATCTAGGACCCATTTCAATTTTACGTGGCAAAAATGCAAAAGATCATGTAGAATTCGCAGCATCTGTAACACTAAGATATTCAGACGCGCCAAAAAATCAAGATTGTATTGTAACTGTGAAAAATGAGAATTTAACTGAGGAAATTAATTCCCAATGTGCAGAAGAGCAATCCTATATTAAATTCAGAATGTAG
- a CDS encoding Xaa-Pro peptidase family protein, with amino-acid sequence MKQRRKNLLKFAQKIDCDTLVTFEPENLFYMTGFWGEAIGLLEKNGKTTIIAPELEVGRAQEESEDCDVITAERGTGLISSLIEKIKKNQVCTDCQNYSVMMSLKKSIPKITSSTEPFYDSRIIKDEKEIQILKKASKIIDEMFNLCSKKMKVGQKESELQTILMTYAMEQEMFDTGYKSTLNPLIIAGGPNGALPHAQVTQRKFKNGDLIVTDLTLRYKGYVSDATRTFAIGKISQQANEAYEIVKESQKLGIKAVKPNAYCKDVDFACRKYIEEKNYGQYFIHSTGHGIGLEVHELPTISYRSETKLQKNMAITVEPGIYIKNKFGIRIEDSLIVNEKPIVMHKFTKDLVQI; translated from the coding sequence ATGAAGCAACGAAGAAAAAATCTTTTAAAATTCGCTCAAAAAATTGATTGTGATACACTAGTTACATTTGAGCCTGAAAATCTGTTCTATATGACTGGCTTTTGGGGAGAAGCAATAGGGTTGCTAGAGAAAAATGGTAAAACTACGATAATTGCTCCAGAATTAGAAGTAGGTAGAGCACAAGAAGAATCTGAAGACTGTGATGTAATCACAGCAGAAAGAGGCACTGGTTTGATATCCTCTTTAATTGAAAAAATCAAAAAAAATCAAGTTTGTACTGATTGCCAAAATTACTCTGTTATGATGTCTCTGAAAAAATCCATTCCAAAGATTACATCATCTACAGAACCATTTTATGATTCACGTATAATCAAAGACGAAAAAGAAATCCAAATTCTCAAAAAAGCATCTAAAATAATAGATGAAATGTTCAATCTATGCTCAAAAAAGATGAAAGTAGGTCAAAAGGAATCCGAATTGCAAACAATTCTGATGACATATGCAATGGAACAAGAAATGTTTGACACTGGTTACAAATCTACATTAAATCCTCTGATAATAGCTGGAGGTCCAAATGGTGCACTTCCTCATGCACAAGTAACACAAAGAAAATTCAAAAACGGTGATTTGATAGTGACTGATCTTACTTTACGATACAAAGGATATGTTTCTGATGCGACTAGAACATTTGCAATTGGGAAAATTTCACAACAAGCAAATGAAGCATATGAAATTGTCAAGGAATCACAAAAACTTGGCATTAAAGCTGTAAAACCTAATGCATACTGTAAAGATGTTGATTTTGCTTGTAGAAAATACATTGAAGAAAAAAATTATGGTCAATACTTTATTCATTCTACTGGTCATGGAATTGGATTAGAAGTTCATGAGCTTCCAACAATTTCTTACAGAAGTGAAACAAAATTACAAAAGAATATGGCAATTACTGTTGAACCTGGAATATATATTAAAAATAAATTCGGAATTCGTATAGAAGATTCATTGATAGTAAATGAAAAACCAATTGTAATGCATAAATTTACTAAAGATTTAGTACAAATTTGA
- a CDS encoding methyltransferase domain-containing protein, producing the protein MSLLKSLEYKKRNITVWNEVAPRYHKRWASVSKGPFQSTTKLIELVEINKGDSVLDIACGTGVVTKDIRKKVGNSGYVVGADTSSTAIKIAEKWSGKKSNVDFLNIDAENFNFSKKFDIITCQYALFFFPNADKALKNMKNSLKESGKIGISVHGRGDKVPFFSSILDSVKEFIPEYVPPGSPDLDRYGTKSALSTEISKAGFSKISVKEFIFHYSPGKFTDYWNNYIKYIAKPLKEKLNELDYSKRKELKQVVKEKTLQYTKKNGEILFPWQVLILTAKH; encoded by the coding sequence TTGTCTTTGTTAAAATCACTTGAGTACAAAAAAAGAAACATTACAGTATGGAATGAAGTAGCACCACGTTACCATAAAAGATGGGCAAGTGTTAGTAAAGGACCATTCCAAAGTACAACTAAATTAATAGAATTAGTTGAAATTAACAAAGGAGATTCAGTACTTGATATAGCATGTGGAACTGGTGTTGTTACAAAAGATATTAGAAAAAAAGTAGGAAATTCAGGATATGTAGTAGGTGCAGATACTTCAAGCACTGCAATCAAAATTGCAGAAAAATGGAGTGGAAAAAAATCAAATGTAGATTTTCTAAATATTGATGCGGAAAATTTTAACTTTTCAAAGAAATTTGATATCATTACATGTCAGTATGCATTGTTTTTCTTTCCAAATGCCGATAAAGCATTAAAAAATATGAAAAATAGCCTCAAAGAATCAGGGAAAATAGGAATATCCGTTCATGGTAGGGGAGATAAAGTTCCATTTTTTAGCAGTATTTTAGATTCAGTAAAAGAATTCATCCCTGAATATGTTCCACCAGGATCCCCAGATCTTGATAGATATGGCACAAAATCTGCATTAAGCACAGAAATTAGTAAGGCAGGGTTCTCAAAAATTTCAGTTAAAGAATTTATTTTTCATTACAGTCCTGGGAAATTTACAGATTATTGGAATAATTATATCAAATACATCGCAAAACCACTAAAAGAGAAGTTAAATGAATTAGATTATTCAAAAAGAAAAGAATTGAAACAGGTTGTAAAAGAGAAGACATTACAATATACAAAGAAAAATGGAGAAATTCTATTTCCTTGGCAAGTTTTAATTTTAACTGCAAAACACTAG